In Amia ocellicauda isolate fAmiCal2 chromosome 7, fAmiCal2.hap1, whole genome shotgun sequence, the genomic window gacagaaaaacaggtGGAAGGAGGGCAGAGAAGGgagaaaagaagagagagaTGAATATgtgggaggaggagagagggacaggaagggagagagagaaatgttgaGCTGTCAGAGTGATGTGTGTGACACTGACTCACCAAATACAATGTCAACAACCTGTAAGACTCCACAGCAGTGTCCTATAAGATGCTACAACAATAACCCAACATCtaagacactgcagcacagcactgtGTCCTGTAAGACAGTGGTCTGGAGGACCCCCGGCACGGCTGGTTTTTGTTATTgtaaacagtagggggtttcAGTTAAGTATgcaattgtataaggaacttattATCTGATTTTATGACACAGTTTAACAAGCGAAATGTAAGCTAATTATtagtccaattaagtaattgataaCTCGGCTGGATCAAAAACTAGCAgagtaggggctcctccaggacccgGGTTGTGTGGACCCTACAATAGTGTCCTATAAGAAACTACAGCACAGGACaggagagcaggacagtgtCCTGCACTACACTACATCACAACGTAACACAGGACAGCCGAGTCTACTGCGAGACACTCAGAGCACAGCATCCTATAGGACATGACAGAGAGCGGACCGTTCAGTGAGTCGTGTCTTACCTCTCCTTGCATCTCACAGCCAGGCCGGTGAGGCTGCGTCTCTAGGAGGCCAGGAGAAAGCTGGAGGCtgcaggacagacagacagacagtgatgaGAATGATGTTGCCGCTCAATCCCCTCCCCTTCCTGCAGCTGCAGTCATCAGCCGGACGTAAACAACAAAGCCCCCACGCTCAGCTCGCTTCTCTGGGCTTTATCAGTTGTCACTGTTTCATCTAAATGCCCCACGAACCGCCCTGTGTGctgctctgtcagtgtgtcagtgtgtgagtggatGTGTTCAGTacagtctcagtgtgtcagggttGCCTGTGCGTTACAATATACACAGTGTCCCAGTGTGCCAGTTAGTGAGTCTATacgcagtgtgtcagtgtcctgTGTCCTCACAGTGTCCTGGCGCGTCCCTCTGCTCACCTTCCTTGTGGTCATCTGGCAGCAGCCCATCCTGCCGGTTCCCCAGGACGAAGGCCAGGGTGGACAGGATGGCGGCATCCAGCACGCCCAGGATGGCCAGCACGTAGGCCCAGCCCACAGAGCAGCGGCCCGGCGAGAAGCTGGACACGGCCGGCCCGCACAGAGCGCGCATCTCGGCACAGTCCCAGGAGTCGGCAAAGAGCACGCAGCCCAGCGCCAGGCAGAACCctgaggagggggagagaatATGGCAATGAATAACACAGGCCGGGTCCGGCACCgtccacacacccacacccactccCAGCGACACACAGCCACCACAGCAGTCCCTGCACTCCCACTCGCtcagtgacacactgacactgccacCCCACCTCCTCACCGGCCGTGAGCTGCAGCCAGGCGCAGACCTTGTACACGGTAGCGGCATTGCAGAAGCGGAACAGCGCCAGGCAGCCCACGCTGGCCCACACCAGCGCCAGCGCCATGCACACCAGCACGGCGGGCGACTGGAAGGGGCTCAGGGGCGTGAGGGTGCGCAGAGAGCCACGGCACTCCGGCACCAGGGCGTCCGTGTCGAGGCACACCTCAAACAGGCCCAGTGAGCCGGCCAGCGGCGCCTCCCCCTGGCCGGGCCGGTACCGCAGCTCCCCGGTGCCGACCCAGGAGGGCTGGACCAGCGCCACAGCGGCGATGACGGAGAAGCACAGCGAGAAGCCGGCCCACAGCGCGCCCACCGCCCGGGCGCTGCGCACAAACTCCGTCTGGTACAGGCTGGACACCTCCGCCAGCGGCCGAACCGCCATGCCCGCGCCACACTGCATGGCACCCACACACCGAGCGCTGAGACGGAGGAGtggagaagagaagagagggaggagagcgaTGGAGAGGAGAGCTCGAAATGGTCTCAAAAGCAAGTTTTTGCTTCTAAACAAAgagatgaatgaataaataataacaataatgatggACTATTGCCAAACAGATGTGAAGAAAACACGCATGAGCAGAGAGAAAGGAAGAGGGAGGGAacgctctctctctgctctatccctccctccctctctactGTCTGAAGATTAAAAAAtcaatagttaaaaaaaaaggagagaaaagGAAGGGTGAAATGCTGCAGGCAAGAAAATGGATcctgggagggagggatggagggagtcAGAGGCAAGTGTTAAATCAAATAAGAAAAAATCAGGCTTCTGtctgtctcctctctctctcccttcattCGTGCTGTGGGAGTGAGACTGCGTCTGGCTCCTCTGTCACGGGCCCGGGTCCCGCAGAGACACACAAtacagtgggagagagagagagagaggtgggaggaggagggagtggGGGAGAGAAAGGAGGGGAGTGGGCACACTCTCAGATCACTACTGCAGAGCTGCGCAGTAATGCagcatcagagagagagagagagagagagagagaggctataTTTTAAATCTACCGCACTAGTAcagaggggggagggagagatgtCAGCTGTAtctcacactgtcactgcaggaacaggaaagagggagagaaagaggggagaggggaggggaggcagGATATAGAGAGGGAGGTGTGAAGAGCGAGAGATGTAGGTTGAAATTATCATTCGCTGCATACAATGATTAGAGCAGGGACCCCaagaggacagtgtggtcactgagagacaggagaggtggacacagagaggagcggTGCTAGG contains:
- the lhfpl4b gene encoding LHFPL tetraspan subfamily member 3 protein, yielding MQCGAGMAVRPLAEVSSLYQTEFVRSARAVGALWAGFSLCFSVIAAVALVQPSWVGTGELRYRPGQGEAPLAGSLGLFEVCLDTDALVPECRGSLRTLTPLSPFQSPAVLVCMALALVWASVGCLALFRFCNAATVYKVCAWLQLTAGFCLALGCVLFADSWDCAEMRALCGPAVSSFSPGRCSVGWAYVLAILGVLDAAILSTLAFVLGNRQDGLLPDDHKEASSFLLAS